A DNA window from Candidatus Protochlamydia naegleriophila contains the following coding sequences:
- a CDS encoding SBBP repeat-containing protein, whose product MSHKLFRQNLLRIGIPAAVFSVLLLMAVSFYVHRSLPLKQEASDLSKNATSQFFKLPIQFEYNDGQTAAMVRYLTRGPGYTFYFTPQEVVMVLKNGQQSDLSPAVLKMRFVDANSNPTIKGIDELRSKSHYFIGNDKNHWRSNIPNYRKVAYQDLYPGIDAIFYGNLDQLEYDICVAPGTNPSLARFSLEGAEELAIADDGSLRIRLRDNQELRMQKPFVYQLISGEKVSIEAQFSLLAKNEVGFKIGNYDEGQDLVIDPVLVYSTYLGGSGADTGIGIAVDDSRNMYVTGQTSSTNFPLMNAFQATFGGATDAFITKFDETGTTLIYSTYLGGTANDGGAAIAVDGAGNAYITGNTSSSNFPVLNAFQPALAGVEDAFVAKLDASGALVYSTYLGGALSDRGNGIIVDSSGNAYVTGQTSSIDFPVLNPFQAALAGGSDAFLTKFDSTGSALVYSTYLGGTANDVGNAVTVDRSGNAYVTGQTASTNFPVLNAFQAAALGGGNDAFLTKFDPTGSALVYSTYLGGTGNDTGNAISLDSSANVYLAGTTNSTNFPVVNAFQPAVAGSSDAFVTKFNAAGSALIYSTYIGGSGIDTGTGIAVDQDGSAYVTGLTFSANFPTQKPFQAALQGSRDSFVTKFTVDGSSLVFSTYFGGTGVGSAGGIAIDSAGNTYITGGTNATDLPVTTDAFQPANAGGIDTFVAKFAIGTPVVLSISPRFGPESGGTAVVITGVNFANTTAVDFGGIPAAFVIDSDTQITAISPPGTGTVPVTLTGVGGTSAPSVAGQFSYQAVTATNLFVVPNPAAFGEAVTLTAVITPPSVVGTVSFFDGTTLLGTVSLSGGTATLTVSSFSIGSHSLTAVYSGASNFEDSVSLPVILTVNSSIAPPSHLRGKQEANRFLSQTEFANHLTWDAPSQGLPPASYKIYRDASLKHAIATISSDERLEFVDRNRRKNKTYTYYVVSIDQFGNRSTPAVVRVKG is encoded by the coding sequence ATGAGTCATAAACTATTCAGGCAAAATCTTTTGCGAATCGGAATTCCAGCGGCGGTCTTTTCGGTTTTACTTCTAATGGCGGTCAGTTTCTATGTTCACCGTTCGCTACCGCTAAAGCAAGAAGCGTCAGATCTTTCAAAGAATGCCACTTCCCAGTTTTTTAAGCTTCCCATTCAATTTGAATACAATGATGGACAAACGGCTGCCATGGTGCGTTATTTGACACGCGGGCCTGGCTATACGTTTTACTTTACTCCTCAAGAAGTTGTCATGGTATTGAAGAATGGGCAACAGAGTGATCTTTCTCCAGCTGTTTTGAAAATGCGATTTGTCGATGCTAATTCGAATCCGACGATCAAGGGAATAGATGAGTTGCGTTCCAAGAGTCACTATTTCATTGGTAATGACAAAAATCATTGGCGTTCTAACATTCCCAATTATCGCAAAGTCGCTTATCAGGACCTGTATCCAGGGATCGATGCCATCTTTTATGGCAATCTAGATCAATTGGAATATGACATTTGCGTAGCACCCGGCACAAATCCAAGCCTTGCACGCTTTAGCTTAGAGGGAGCAGAAGAGCTTGCAATTGCCGATGATGGCAGTCTTCGAATTCGTTTGAGAGATAATCAAGAATTGCGCATGCAAAAGCCATTCGTCTATCAGCTGATAAGCGGAGAAAAGGTTTCGATTGAAGCGCAATTTAGCCTTCTTGCTAAAAATGAAGTCGGTTTTAAGATTGGGAATTATGATGAGGGGCAGGATTTAGTAATCGATCCTGTATTGGTTTACTCGACCTATTTGGGCGGCAGTGGAGCTGATACTGGGATTGGCATTGCTGTTGACGACAGCAGAAATATGTATGTGACAGGGCAAACCAGCTCGACTAATTTTCCTCTTATGAATGCTTTTCAGGCAACATTTGGCGGGGCTACCGATGCTTTTATTACTAAATTTGACGAGACGGGAACGACTCTCATTTACTCAACGTATTTAGGGGGAACTGCCAATGATGGGGGAGCCGCTATAGCCGTCGACGGGGCAGGTAATGCATATATAACGGGGAATACGAGCTCATCTAATTTTCCTGTCTTAAATGCCTTTCAGCCTGCACTAGCTGGTGTAGAGGATGCCTTTGTGGCTAAATTAGATGCAAGTGGTGCACTTGTGTATTCGACGTATTTAGGCGGGGCTCTTAGTGACAGGGGAAATGGGATAATCGTTGACAGTAGCGGTAATGCCTATGTAACAGGACAAACGAGTTCGATTGATTTTCCTGTATTAAATCCATTCCAAGCTGCTTTGGCAGGAGGAAGTGATGCCTTTTTGACGAAGTTCGATTCTACCGGATCGGCTCTTGTCTATTCGACGTATTTGGGTGGAACAGCAAATGATGTTGGAAATGCTGTTACAGTAGATAGGAGCGGTAACGCGTATGTAACGGGACAGACGGCTTCGACAAATTTTCCTGTCTTGAATGCATTTCAAGCAGCAGCTTTGGGAGGTGGCAATGATGCCTTCTTGACGAAGTTTGATCCCACAGGATCGGCTCTTGTCTATTCGACGTATTTGGGGGGAACAGGCAATGATACTGGAAATGCAATCTCTTTAGACAGCAGTGCGAATGTGTATTTAGCTGGAACAACAAATTCTACTAATTTTCCCGTCGTGAATGCTTTTCAACCAGCTGTTGCTGGAAGCAGTGATGCTTTTGTCACCAAGTTTAATGCGGCGGGATCGGCCCTCATCTATTCGACATATATTGGTGGAAGTGGGATTGATACAGGAACGGGGATTGCAGTTGACCAAGATGGAAGCGCTTATGTGACCGGATTAACTTTTTCGGCTAATTTTCCCACTCAAAAACCCTTTCAAGCAGCATTGCAGGGTTCAAGAGATAGCTTTGTTACAAAATTTACTGTCGATGGATCGAGTCTTGTCTTTTCAACTTATTTCGGCGGAACCGGTGTTGGGTCTGCTGGAGGCATTGCTATCGATAGTGCTGGAAATACCTATATCACAGGCGGTACTAATGCAACCGATCTTCCAGTTACAACCGATGCGTTCCAGCCAGCGAATGCAGGGGGAATTGATACCTTTGTCGCCAAATTTGCCATTGGAACGCCCGTTGTTCTTTCCATTTCGCCAAGGTTCGGTCCGGAGAGTGGGGGAACAGCTGTGGTCATTACAGGCGTCAACTTTGCCAATACGACGGCGGTTGATTTTGGGGGAATACCTGCCGCGTTTGTGATCGATAGCGACACGCAGATTACGGCGATTTCGCCGCCTGGAACGGGAACGGTTCCTGTCACATTGACGGGGGTGGGCGGCACATCTGCTCCCTCGGTTGCTGGCCAGTTCTCTTATCAAGCAGTCACGGCAACGAATCTTTTTGTAGTTCCGAATCCTGCAGCGTTCGGTGAGGCGGTAACTTTGACAGCAGTCATCACACCTCCTTCGGTAGTTGGCACGGTCAGCTTTTTCGATGGAACGACTCTGCTTGGGACGGTTTCTTTATCGGGCGGGACGGCTACGTTGACTGTTTCATCTTTTTCAATTGGATCTCATTCATTGACGGCTGTTTACAGCGGAGCCAGCAATTTTGAAGACTCAGTCAGTCTTCCTGTTATTTTAACCGTCAATTCTTCTATCGCCCCTCCGAGTCATTTAAGAGGAAAGCAGGAAGCCAATCGCTTCTTGTCGCAAACCGAGTTTGCCAATCATTTGACTTGGGATGCACCATCGCAAGGACTTCCTCCGGCAAGTTATAAGATTTATCGCGATGCAAGCCTCAAGCATGCCATTGCAACCATTTCAAGTGACGAGCGCTTAGAATTTGTCGATCGCAATCGCAGGAAGAATAAGACTTATACCTATTACGTCGTGTCGATCGATCAATTCGGTAATCGCTCTACACCGGCTGTTGTAAGAGTTAAAGGCTAA
- a CDS encoding type II secretion system protein — MKSYTQNLETIQLLTKKNSCRRHFQLLEVMVAVFLILLCAAPALRIYTNMYKEQAQVARVNQRDHMVHLIHAKVIEQLYKRTIPLDEILAGGEKPFEDEELQPELNRLKYEASYHLSILLPVREKKRATSKRLHSQLLIQMKDLSHLTKPDTPTVFNYAYEVYIDRGEKGGGDGNQMATPIGAIEEDGYEEEEEGDDDESANPAAPAEPLKNEKFPARGRPALQKKSPVNAASKPANRRKGG, encoded by the coding sequence ATGAAGAGTTATACCCAGAACCTGGAAACAATCCAATTGCTGACAAAAAAAAATAGCTGCAGGCGGCACTTTCAGCTTTTAGAAGTGATGGTTGCTGTATTTTTGATTTTGCTTTGCGCCGCTCCGGCTTTGCGGATCTATACCAATATGTATAAGGAACAGGCCCAAGTTGCTCGCGTTAATCAAAGGGATCATATGGTTCATCTCATTCATGCAAAAGTGATTGAGCAACTGTATAAGCGCACTATTCCCCTCGATGAGATCCTAGCAGGTGGAGAGAAACCGTTCGAAGACGAAGAGCTGCAGCCAGAATTAAATCGGCTGAAGTATGAAGCTTCCTATCATCTTTCAATCCTTCTTCCAGTTCGAGAAAAAAAACGGGCAACGTCCAAGCGATTACACTCCCAATTGCTCATTCAAATGAAGGACTTAAGCCATCTAACTAAACCTGACACACCCACCGTCTTCAATTATGCTTATGAAGTCTACATCGATCGTGGAGAAAAAGGTGGCGGAGATGGTAATCAAATGGCCACACCCATTGGAGCTATCGAAGAAGATGGGTATGAAGAGGAGGAAGAAGGCGATGACGATGAATCAGCTAATCCAGCAGCACCTGCTGAGCCTTTAAAGAATGAGAAGTTCCCAGCCAGAGGAAGGCCAGCACTACAAAAGAAATCACCAGTCAATGCAGCCAGCAAACCAGCCAACAGGAGGAAGGGAGGATGA
- a CDS encoding PulJ/GspJ family protein, with protein sequence MKRTRKRHLTLLETLIAVSLVSILLTIVFGFFRELSEINRMTEVQQKESFQMRYVETRLNYLFQRIVNENESVREGKQAYKRRFYFYTQSPEKSISESTSLIFSFNNGARSNPAFSDDLLARLYIDDKHRLCLAMWPIYSDKPHQEMQREVLLENVAAIHYKFYAAPERHLNAAAIQPGKVDTENKDPEKDHWHTQEWMKSYQQMPSIVNLTVKVANKPEDLQSRLAREIPSREITFAFVLPSSINYIYYPPG encoded by the coding sequence ATGAAGCGTACTCGAAAACGGCATTTGACCCTTCTTGAGACGCTCATTGCCGTCTCTTTGGTTTCAATTCTTTTGACTATTGTCTTCGGTTTCTTTAGAGAGCTATCGGAGATCAATCGGATGACTGAGGTGCAGCAAAAAGAAAGCTTTCAGATGCGCTATGTAGAAACACGGCTGAATTATCTTTTTCAACGCATTGTCAACGAAAATGAAAGCGTAAGAGAAGGCAAGCAGGCCTATAAAAGGAGATTCTATTTCTATACCCAATCGCCTGAAAAAAGCATTTCTGAATCAACAAGCTTGATTTTTTCCTTTAATAATGGAGCCAGATCCAATCCGGCCTTTTCCGATGATTTGCTAGCGCGTCTTTACATCGATGACAAGCACCGCCTGTGCTTGGCAATGTGGCCTATTTATTCAGATAAGCCTCACCAAGAGATGCAAAGAGAAGTGTTATTGGAAAATGTGGCAGCCATCCATTATAAGTTTTATGCCGCTCCTGAGAGGCATTTGAATGCCGCTGCCATCCAACCTGGCAAAGTGGATACTGAGAATAAGGATCCGGAAAAAGATCATTGGCATACCCAGGAGTGGATGAAGAGTTATCAACAAATGCCCTCGATTGTGAATCTGACTGTTAAAGTTGCCAACAAGCCCGAAGATTTGCAGTCAAGATTGGCGAGAGAAATTCCTTCTCGCGAGATCACGTTTGCATTCGTTTTGCCGAGCAGCATCAATTATATTTACTACCCACCAGGCTGA
- a CDS encoding type II secretion system F family protein produces MPLYQYHYVDAQRKRRSGLIEALSEREAKDKLRDQGVLVTQIQTKAKVSSKQNLKGEGLLAFTVQLSQLVNAGVPLYESLTAIEEQSRGEPYHRIVLSLCEQIRTGMTLSAAMGTYPESFDKLYCGMVSAGEAVGMLGPVLEKLTQFLAKQMKLKKQITTAMIYPCILGGFSMLIIALLLGFVVPSLEGIFAERELNAFTNAVLAISHIFRDFWWLYIPAIVGGVSWGIWKFRSPEGKLWMEQYLLRLPLIKTLVIQTAVARFCRTMGTLLQGGLNMIESLRISRGVMRNVVLEKEIQVAEGKIIEGHSLSQELGKSRYIPQMVSRMLAVGEESGTSVTMLSRIADMYEQELEKTLDRVMALAQPVILIVMGLVIGTVLLAILLPLTDVSSFSVG; encoded by the coding sequence ATTGCGCGATCAAGGGGTCTTAGTTACACAGATTCAGACTAAGGCCAAGGTCAGTTCCAAACAGAATCTTAAAGGCGAAGGCCTGCTTGCCTTTACGGTACAGCTATCTCAATTGGTCAATGCAGGAGTGCCTCTCTATGAAAGTTTGACGGCTATTGAGGAGCAATCCAGAGGGGAGCCTTATCATCGCATCGTATTGAGCCTTTGCGAGCAAATTCGTACTGGAATGACTTTATCGGCCGCGATGGGAACTTATCCTGAAAGTTTTGATAAGCTTTATTGTGGGATGGTATCTGCAGGGGAAGCTGTTGGAATGCTTGGGCCTGTATTGGAAAAGTTGACTCAATTTCTTGCCAAGCAGATGAAGCTAAAAAAACAAATCACGACGGCAATGATTTATCCTTGCATTTTGGGCGGTTTTTCGATGCTGATCATTGCTTTGCTTCTTGGATTTGTTGTGCCTTCATTAGAAGGTATTTTTGCTGAAAGAGAGCTCAATGCTTTTACCAATGCAGTCTTAGCCATAAGCCATATCTTCAGAGACTTTTGGTGGCTTTATATTCCAGCAATTGTTGGGGGAGTCTCTTGGGGCATTTGGAAGTTTCGTTCTCCCGAGGGCAAGCTTTGGATGGAGCAGTATTTGCTGCGCCTCCCTTTGATTAAAACGCTTGTGATTCAAACGGCTGTGGCCCGCTTCTGTCGGACAATGGGAACTCTTTTACAAGGGGGGCTCAACATGATAGAATCGCTGAGGATTTCACGAGGAGTCATGCGCAACGTTGTCTTGGAAAAAGAGATCCAAGTGGCGGAAGGAAAAATTATTGAAGGGCATTCTCTAAGCCAAGAGTTAGGGAAATCGCGCTACATTCCTCAAATGGTCTCGCGCATGCTGGCCGTAGGAGAAGAGTCTGGCACATCTGTGACAATGCTCAGCCGGATTGCAGACATGTATGAACAAGAGCTGGAAAAAACACTCGACCGCGTCATGGCTCTTGCTCAGCCAGTTATTTTAATCGTCATGGGACTTGTCATTGGAACAGTGCTTTTGGCGATCTTATTGCCTTTGACCGATGTGAGTTCATTTTCGGTCGGATAG
- a CDS encoding small ribosomal subunit Rsm22 family protein, with amino-acid sequence MQLPEDLQKAIETEIESTGLKELSQAREELTDRYRIPSQKRQFMTSDVQRQSYLATRLPATYAAVYQALQAVKKQSEELSPNSLLDLGAGPGTALWAACNVFPTLQSATLLEKDLSLANFGKRLAQYSDHAAIQEARWETADLEQLPDLPVHDIVTLSYSIGELAPALIPALLEKCWQAARQLLVIIEPGTPIGFERIRLIRRQLIEMGGHLVAPCPHHAECPMEGQDWCHFAARIERTSFHRRLKSGSLSYEDEKFSYVAASKVVHPLPPARILRHPHHRSGHSLFTLCTANGVKQATVSKRCGSDYKQARKLEWGDPFPFNL; translated from the coding sequence ATGCAACTTCCAGAAGACCTTCAAAAAGCGATTGAAACGGAAATTGAATCGACCGGCTTAAAAGAATTGAGCCAGGCAAGAGAAGAATTAACCGACCGTTATCGCATTCCTTCTCAAAAAAGACAGTTTATGACGAGCGATGTGCAGCGGCAATCCTATCTTGCCACGCGTTTACCAGCTACATATGCAGCCGTATATCAAGCTCTTCAAGCAGTCAAGAAGCAGAGCGAGGAGTTATCACCAAATTCGCTGCTAGATTTGGGGGCAGGGCCTGGAACGGCTCTTTGGGCGGCCTGCAATGTTTTTCCAACTCTTCAGTCGGCTACCTTGCTAGAAAAAGATCTCTCCTTGGCAAACTTTGGCAAACGCCTTGCACAGTATAGCGACCATGCAGCTATTCAAGAGGCCCGCTGGGAGACTGCCGATCTCGAACAGCTGCCCGATTTACCTGTTCACGATATTGTGACACTTTCTTACTCGATTGGTGAATTGGCTCCTGCGCTTATTCCAGCCTTATTAGAAAAATGTTGGCAAGCTGCGCGCCAGCTGCTTGTCATTATCGAACCTGGCACACCCATTGGATTCGAGCGCATTCGCTTGATACGTCGTCAACTCATTGAAATGGGCGGGCACCTGGTCGCTCCATGCCCTCACCATGCTGAGTGCCCAATGGAAGGGCAAGATTGGTGCCATTTCGCAGCTAGGATTGAAAGGACCTCCTTTCATCGCCGCTTAAAGAGCGGCAGCCTCTCTTATGAGGATGAAAAATTCTCCTATGTAGCGGCTTCTAAAGTCGTGCATCCTCTCCCTCCAGCAAGAATTTTACGCCATCCACACCATCGCTCTGGCCATAGCTTATTCACCCTTTGCACCGCAAATGGAGTCAAGCAGGCGACTGTTTCGAAAAGGTGCGGCAGCGACTATAAACAGGCGCGCAAGCTGGAATGGGGAGATCCCTTTCCCTTTAATCTGTGA
- a CDS encoding type II secretion system protein, whose amino-acid sequence MKKFACKKRFITLVEMMIVMFLIAMITGVIAYNYTGSLEEGKAFKTKAGIEKIHTILDLHLATHPEEKDNIDSNWKDIVDRSQLVKNAKELVKDGWGVEYKVTKDNEGEIEIVSDKYNAYLSKKGQGTLFNKEAS is encoded by the coding sequence ATGAAAAAGTTTGCTTGCAAGAAGCGTTTTATTACGCTCGTTGAAATGATGATCGTGATGTTTTTGATCGCCATGATCACAGGTGTCATTGCCTATAATTATACGGGTAGTTTGGAAGAAGGAAAGGCTTTTAAAACCAAAGCCGGGATTGAGAAAATCCATACTATCTTGGATCTTCACTTGGCGACTCATCCAGAAGAAAAGGACAATATTGATTCTAATTGGAAAGATATTGTAGATAGGTCCCAGCTCGTAAAAAACGCCAAAGAACTGGTCAAAGATGGCTGGGGAGTTGAATATAAAGTCACAAAAGATAACGAAGGTGAGATCGAGATCGTCTCTGATAAATATAATGCCTACTTATCAAAAAAAGGACAGGGCACCTTATTCAATAAAGAGGCGTCTTAA
- a CDS encoding prepilin-type N-terminal cleavage/methylation domain-containing protein, with amino-acid sequence MRNIRQAHFTLLELLIVLLILSLGIALTGVKLKEAYEEQRFFSECGQVIDQLRMAQELMLVLDSDVEVRLAIDPETKQVTSNLAVEKPLNDAWVKLIERKLSFSAIRSYKFDDNQANPLVVRFSLGNMSKGKLVLSAAEHSRTGELWQETIDLIGYPSPIGKKRLSQEADGVDLSQRLYPAEVYEELYPEPGNNPIADKKK; translated from the coding sequence ATGAGGAATATACGACAAGCCCATTTTACGCTACTCGAGCTGCTTATTGTCCTCTTGATCCTCTCCTTAGGCATCGCTTTAACAGGAGTCAAATTAAAAGAGGCGTATGAAGAGCAGCGCTTTTTTTCTGAATGCGGACAAGTCATCGATCAATTGAGAATGGCGCAAGAACTGATGCTCGTTTTGGATAGCGATGTAGAGGTAAGGCTTGCCATCGATCCGGAAACAAAGCAGGTGACAAGCAATCTTGCAGTGGAAAAACCGCTCAATGATGCGTGGGTAAAATTAATCGAGCGTAAGCTTTCATTTTCTGCCATCCGCTCATACAAATTCGACGATAACCAGGCTAATCCATTAGTAGTGCGTTTTTCTCTTGGCAATATGAGCAAGGGCAAATTGGTTTTATCTGCGGCTGAGCACAGCCGTACAGGCGAACTGTGGCAGGAAACCATCGATTTAATTGGTTATCCAAGTCCGATAGGCAAAAAACGTTTAAGCCAAGAGGCAGATGGGGTAGACTTAAGCCAACGTCTCTATCCTGCAGAGGTCTATGAAGAGTTATACCCAGAACCTGGAAACAATCCAATTGCTGACAAAAAAAAATAG
- a CDS encoding ATP-binding cassette domain-containing protein, whose protein sequence is MTEALVSIQHLTKIFTAQAAPALDSIEAKFFPGTMIGLAGPDGAGKTTLIRLIAGLLLPSKGSIEVSGYDTVKQAEQIHQLIGYMPQKFGLYEDLTVEQNLVLYADLKGVVGQEREEAFEKLLTFTALKPFKQRLAGALSGGMKQKLGLACALLRKPTLLLLDEPSVGVDPISRRELWKMVQNLLEDGITVLWSTAYLDEAEKCDSVLLLNNGKLLYQGPPEVLAQRVEGRTLKLTDIDGNRRQILVNALNQPCVVDGIIQGSDIRLVMKEASCDLNLPILHAGSKARLVPTPPRFEDAFVDILGGGPGGYSALAGETPQVADGEKNIIVANDLVKKFGSFTAADHITFSIQSGEIFGLLGPNGAGKSTTFKMMCGLLKPTSGSAFVNGLSLQDAPSKARSHIGYMAQKFSLYGNLSVLQNLDFFSGIYNLKGRQKRKMVDQMIDIFALKPYLNESADGLPLGFKQRLALSCAVMHHPEVLFLDEPTSGVDPITRREFWNHINGLVEKGVTVMVTTHFMDEAEYCDRIGLVYRSRLIKVGTPDSLKKEAKTAQNPHPTLEDAFIQLIQQYEDQNHG, encoded by the coding sequence GTGACAGAGGCCTTAGTCTCGATTCAGCATTTAACCAAGATCTTTACTGCACAAGCAGCGCCTGCTTTGGATTCGATTGAAGCCAAGTTCTTTCCAGGAACAATGATCGGATTGGCAGGGCCTGATGGCGCTGGTAAAACAACTCTTATACGCCTCATAGCAGGCCTGCTCCTACCATCAAAAGGATCTATTGAGGTCTCTGGATATGACACGGTCAAACAAGCCGAGCAAATCCACCAATTGATCGGCTACATGCCTCAAAAATTTGGTTTATACGAGGATCTAACGGTCGAGCAGAATTTGGTATTATATGCCGATCTAAAAGGAGTTGTTGGCCAGGAAAGAGAAGAAGCTTTTGAAAAATTACTTACTTTTACTGCTTTAAAACCTTTTAAGCAGCGACTAGCGGGTGCATTGTCTGGAGGAATGAAACAAAAGCTTGGGCTTGCGTGTGCGCTGCTGCGCAAACCCACCTTACTTTTACTCGATGAGCCAAGTGTTGGAGTCGATCCCATTTCACGGCGCGAGCTGTGGAAGATGGTGCAGAATCTATTAGAGGATGGTATTACAGTGTTATGGAGCACGGCTTATTTGGATGAGGCTGAAAAATGTGATAGTGTCCTTCTGCTCAATAATGGCAAGCTACTTTATCAAGGCCCTCCCGAAGTGTTGGCGCAGCGCGTTGAAGGTCGGACGCTTAAATTGACAGATATTGACGGGAATCGCCGTCAAATACTCGTCAATGCTTTAAACCAACCATGTGTGGTCGATGGAATCATTCAAGGTAGTGATATTCGTTTGGTGATGAAAGAGGCGTCCTGCGATTTAAATCTGCCTATTTTGCACGCTGGGTCTAAAGCTAGGCTTGTGCCTACTCCTCCTCGCTTTGAAGATGCCTTTGTCGATATTTTAGGCGGAGGACCTGGGGGGTATTCGGCCTTGGCGGGCGAGACGCCGCAGGTTGCAGATGGCGAAAAGAATATTATCGTAGCGAATGATCTAGTTAAAAAATTTGGTTCATTTACGGCTGCCGACCACATTACCTTTAGCATTCAGAGCGGAGAGATTTTTGGATTACTCGGACCGAATGGTGCAGGCAAATCGACTACTTTTAAGATGATGTGTGGATTACTTAAGCCAACATCCGGCTCGGCATTTGTCAATGGATTGAGCTTGCAAGATGCTCCTTCGAAAGCGCGTTCGCATATCGGGTACATGGCTCAAAAATTCTCTCTCTATGGCAATTTAAGCGTGCTGCAAAACCTTGATTTTTTCTCCGGTATCTACAATTTGAAAGGGCGTCAAAAACGAAAAATGGTGGATCAAATGATCGACATTTTTGCTTTGAAGCCCTATCTCAATGAATCGGCCGATGGCCTGCCGCTTGGTTTTAAGCAGCGACTGGCTCTTTCATGCGCGGTGATGCACCATCCAGAAGTGCTGTTTCTGGATGAACCTACATCGGGCGTCGATCCCATTACAAGGCGCGAATTTTGGAATCATATCAATGGATTAGTCGAGAAAGGTGTGACCGTCATGGTTACGACGCATTTCATGGATGAAGCTGAATATTGTGATCGAATAGGACTCGTTTATCGCAGTCGCTTGATAAAAGTAGGAACACCTGATTCTTTAAAGAAAGAGGCGAAAACGGCGCAGAATCCACATCCGACCCTGGAAGATGCCTTTATCCAACTCATTCAGCAATATGAAGATCAAAACCATGGGTGA
- a CDS encoding efflux RND transporter periplasmic adaptor subunit, which yields MKRLFFLLIFCLLIGGVIFLYRNYFQEKNKDPNLIILYGNVDVRQVDLGFRVKGRVESMPYQEGDYVPQGSLIATLDKQPYIDLVLQARAHVESVKASLKNADLLLGRRRTLVGTGAISSEEYDDAISSRDVLAANLKEAEASLGVALTNLHDTEIYAPNDGTILTRIREPGAVIREADPIYTLSLISPIWVRAFVAEPLLGAVYPGMRAEIFTDTKGSPVYQGHVGFISPVAEFTPKTVETTQLRTDLVYRLRIIADNPDQGLRQGMPVTVKLRRKPLETQASQESQASEEKP from the coding sequence ATGAAGCGACTCTTCTTTTTACTCATTTTTTGCCTCCTCATTGGGGGCGTCATTTTTCTTTATCGCAACTATTTTCAAGAAAAAAATAAAGATCCCAATCTGATCATTCTGTATGGAAATGTGGATGTTCGGCAGGTTGATCTGGGTTTCCGCGTCAAGGGACGGGTCGAAAGCATGCCCTATCAGGAAGGGGATTATGTCCCGCAAGGGAGTTTGATTGCGACCTTGGATAAGCAGCCCTACATCGATCTGGTTTTGCAAGCACGTGCTCACGTCGAGTCTGTTAAAGCCTCGTTAAAAAATGCCGATCTTTTATTGGGAAGGCGGCGCACTCTTGTCGGCACTGGAGCCATTTCAAGTGAAGAATACGATGATGCAATTTCTTCTAGGGATGTTTTAGCGGCAAATTTAAAAGAAGCAGAGGCCTCACTTGGAGTGGCCCTTACCAATTTGCATGACACAGAAATCTATGCACCGAATGATGGGACCATTTTAACACGCATCCGTGAGCCCGGAGCTGTTATTAGAGAGGCTGATCCCATTTATACGTTGTCGCTAATTTCTCCCATTTGGGTGCGGGCCTTTGTAGCCGAGCCCCTGTTAGGGGCTGTCTATCCGGGAATGCGAGCTGAGATTTTTACTGATACAAAGGGTAGTCCTGTTTATCAAGGGCATGTGGGATTTATTTCTCCGGTTGCTGAATTTACACCGAAGACAGTTGAAACGACGCAGTTGAGAACGGACTTGGTCTATCGTTTACGCATCATCGCAGACAATCCCGACCAAGGATTGCGCCAAGGGATGCCTGTGACGGTTAAACTGCGCCGCAAGCCGTTAGAGACCCAAGCTAGTCAAGAGTCTCAAGCGTCTGAGGAGAAACCGTGA